In Elaeis guineensis isolate ETL-2024a chromosome 1, EG11, whole genome shotgun sequence, a genomic segment contains:
- the LOC105034928 gene encoding LOW QUALITY PROTEIN: uncharacterized protein (The sequence of the model RefSeq protein was modified relative to this genomic sequence to represent the inferred CDS: inserted 3 bases in 3 codons) yields the protein MAQLIHLFLLLLVSSSHYHSSEEAANHHNIIDYGAKPDGETDSTKSFLGAWDAACGSPGPATILVPAGFFMVDHVTFYGPCKSSYITVQIDGTLVAPTDYANFGKTKQWMMFNGVQGLSVSGGTIDGRGKSLWACKNSDGDCPDGSTSLTFRKSKNVTISGLRSMNSEIEDCEGVTVQGVKIEAPEDSPRTDGIHVHKSTGMAIIRSDIGTGDDCVSVGPDTTGLWIEQVTCGPGHSIRFPRKIHARTFAWCGLGKEHEEKGVEDVAVKMAVLTETTNGMRIKTWGRPSTAFVNNVSFQNVTMQNVKRPINLIKITVPTTRDALARASTLAGPVTLVNDYGILDILHRSVFEHHTLHEPFARLSPRLFPQPVLRSREHRRLHRHVLHPLLVVLLPQAPNAASHQHRTCQTSTRVEQKTAGDLLDPYVRRAGADRDAVIAGLDAGPSNCDVGGSLDMDAVGIWTVFRSDGLDTLSPMTQNMHSLLLLLLLPTLIHFSSSVKASYDVTSFGAKSDGRTDSTKSFIXAWTAACHSTNPATIHVPXGFFLIGPVTFNGPCRSTRLTIQIDGTLVAPSNYANLRKLEQWILFDHVNGVSVYGGTIDGHGSPLWACKAAGRNCPTGATSLVFRNSKNILISGLTSINSERFHIVFDGCQAVTAQGVRITAPGSSPNTDGIHVQSSTDVTITGAGIKTGDDCISIGPGTTNLWIEXVTCGPGHGISIGSLGKQYEEKGVENVTVKTAVFTGTENGLRIKTWGRPSEGFVKGVVFEHAMMQNVRNPIIIDQNYCPDEKRCPGQNSGVKISQVKYMDVQGSSASQVGINFDCSASNPCSGIGLQDIKLTYGNKPAKSFCEHVHVTASSSVVPSCF from the exons ATGGCTCAACTAATCCATTTATTTCTTCTCCTCCTAGTATCCTCCTCCCACTACCACTCATCAGAGGAAGCAGCTAATCACCATAACATCATCGACTACGGCGCTAAACCAGATGGCGAGACGGATTCGACCAAATCATTCCTTGGTGCATGGGACGCCGCCTGCGGCTCGCCGGGACCTGCGACCATCCTGGTGCCCGCCGGCTTCTTCATGGTGGATCACGTCACTTTCTACGGTCCCTGCAAGAGCAGCTACATCACTGTCCAGATCGACGGCACCCTTGTTGCACCAACCGATTACGCCAACTTTGGAAAGACCAAGCAATGGATGATGTTTAATGGAGTCCAGGGTCTCTCTGTGTCCGGCGGGACCATCGATGGCCGGGGCAAGTCTCTCTGGGCCTGCAAGAATTCCGACGGGGACTGCCCCGACGGTTCAACC TCGTTAACGTTCCGGAAGTCAAAGAACGTAACGATCAGTGGGTTGAGGTCGATGAACAGCGAGATCGAAGACTGCGAGGGGGTGACGGTGCAAGGCGTCAAGATCGAGGCTCCGGAGGACAGCCCTCGCACCGACGGCATCCACGTCCACAAGTCCACCGGCATGGCGATTATCCGGTCCGATATCGGGACCGGCGATGATTGCGTCTCGGTCGGCCCCGACACGACAGGCCTGTGGATCGAGCAGGTCACCTGCGGGCCCGGCCACAGCATAAGGTTCCCGCGAAAGATACACGCACGTACGTTTGCATGGTGCGG CCTGGGGAAGGAGCATGAGGAGAAGGGGGTGGAGGACGTGGCGGTGAAGATGGCGGTGTTGACCGAGACGACGAACGGGATGCGGATAAAGACGTGGGGCAGGCCGAGCACGGCATTCGTCAACAATGTGTCGTTCCAAAACGTCACAATGCAAAATGTCAAACGTcccatcaatttgatcaaaattacTGTCCCCACCACGAGGGATGCCCTGGCAAG GGCATCCACTCTGGCCGGGCCAGTAACTCTGGTCAATGATTATGGGATTTTGGACATTTTGCATCGTAGCGTGTTCGAACACCACACCCTTCACGAACCCTTCGCTCGGCTTTCCCCACGCCTTTTTCCGCAGCCCGTTCTGCGTTCCCGTGAACACCGTCGTCTTCACCGTCACGTTCTCCACCCCCTCCTCGTCGTACTCCTTCCCCAGGCTCCCAATGCTGCCAGCCACCAACATCGCACGTGTCAGACTTCCACACGTGTAGAACAAAA GACCGCAGGTGACCTGCTCGATCCATATGTTCGTCGTGCCGGGGCCGATCGAGATGCAGTCATCGCCGGTCTTGATGCCGGCCCCAGTAATTGTGACGTCGGTGGATCCCTGGACATGGATGCCGTCGGTATTTGGACTGTTTTCCGGAGCGATGGTCTTGACACCTT GAGTCCAATGACTCAAAACATGCACTCcttgctcctcctcctcctcctaccaACTCTCATCCATTTCTCCTCATCAGTAAAAGCATCTTACGACGTTACTTCCTTTGGTGCCAAATCCGATGGTCGGACAGACTCCACCAAATCATTCA AGGCATGGACCGCCGCCTGTCACTCAACAAACCCTGCAACCATCCATGTCC CTGGCTTTTTCCTGATAGGTCCGGTCACCTTCAATGGTCCCTGTAGGAGCACTAGGCTCACCATACAGATCGACGGAACCCTCGTCGCACCATCGAATTATGCTAATCTTCGCAAGCTTGAACAGTGGATTTTGTTCGATCATGTCAACGGCGTCTCGGTGTATGGTGGGACCATCGACGGCCATGGCTCCCCTTTATGGGCCTGCAAGGCTGCCGGACGGAACTGCCCTACCGGCGCAACG TCGTTAGTGTTCAGGAACTCGAAGAACATCCTGATCAGTGGACTGACGTCGATCAATAGCGAGAGGTTCCACATCGTGTTCGATGGCTGCCAGGCGGTGACGGCGCAAGGGGTCAGGATCACGGCACCCGGCAGCAGCCCCAACACTGACGGCATCCACGTCCAGTCTTCCACCGACGTCACGATCACCGGAGCCGGCATCAAGACCGGTGACGACTGCATCTCGATCGGGCCTGGCACGACGAACCTATGGATCG AGGTCACTTGCGGACCTGGCCATGGCATAAG CATTGGGAGCTTGGGGAAGCAGTATGAAGAGAAGGGGGTGGAGAACGTAACGGTGAAGACGGCGGTGTTCACGGGAACGGAGAACGGGCTGAGGATAAAGACGTGGGGGAGGCCGAGCGAGGGGTTCGTGAAGGGAGTGGTGTTCGAGCACGCCATGATGCAGAATGTCCGAAATCCCATCATCATCGACCAAAATTACTGCCCCGATGAGAAAAGATGCCCTGGCCAG AATTCTGGAGTGAAGATTAGTCAGGTGAAATATATGGATGTCCAAGGGTCATCCGCATCGCAAGTGGGGATAAACTTTGATTGTAGTGCCAGCAATCCATGCAGCGGAATTGGGCTGCAAGACATAAAGCTTACCTACGGAAACAAGCCAGCAAAATCGTTTTGTGAGCATGTCCATGTTACTGCCTCTAGTTCTGTTGTGCCGAGTTGCTTCTGA